GAGCCGGCCCCTCCCGTCCCCCCACCCAGGAGGCCTGGTGTCCGTTCTCCTCGAGCAGCCCGCAAGCCTGGTCGCCTACCGCCCGAACAAGCCGACCGCCATGGTCGTCGTGGCCGACCCCCGCGTCCGTTCCACCGTCACCCGCCACCTGTGGGCCCTCGGTGTACGCGACGTCATCGAGGCCTCGTCCATCGCGGAGGCTCGTCCCCGCATCGGCAACCCCCGGGACATCTGCGTCGCTGATGTCCACCTCCCCGACGGCTCCGGCCTGACGCTCCTCTCCGAAACCCGTGCCGCGGGCTGGCCCAACGGCCTCGCCCTCTCCGCCGCCGACGACATCGGTGCCGTGCGCAACGCCCTCGCGGGCGGCGTCAAGGGCTACGTCGTCACCGGCACCCGTACGAACGTCGGACTCCCCACCCGCCCCGGCGCGGCCCCCATCGGTTCGGCCGCCGCCCGCATGCACCGTCGCCCTCCGGGCACCCCGAGCCACCCCGGCGGCTACCGAGAGCTCTCGGGCCGTGAGGTCGAGGTGCTGCGCCTGGTCGCGGAGGGCCAGTCCAATAAGGCCATCGGCGTCTCGATGGGCCTGTCCGCCCTGACCGTGAAGAGCCACCTCGCCCGGATCGCGCGCAAGCTCGGCACGGGTGACCGGGCCGGGATGGTGGCGGTCGCACTGCGCACCGGCATCATCCACTGACTGATTTACACCCCCCGAGCGCCCGTCGACGGAACGTTCCGTCGACGGGCGCTGTCCATACACAGATACCCTTGACAGGTGACCGACGCCCAAGAGACCGCAGCAGACAGCTCACTGCGAACCACCGGAGGCGCTCCTCCGGACGACGTCGAAACGGCGCCGATCCCCTTGCTGGAGCCCCGCGACGGCATTCCTGCGGTGATCGCCGACGAGGAGTCGCTCGCGGCGACCGTCGCGGCCTTCGCCGCGGGCACGGGTCCCGTCGCCGTGGACGCCGAGCGCGCGTCCGGCTACCGGTACGGGCAGCGGGCCTATCTCGTCCAGCTCCGCCGCGAGGGCGCCGGCACCGCGCTCGTCGACCCCGTCGCCTGCCCCGACCTCTCCGGGCTCGGCGAGGCCATCGGCGACGCGGAGTGGGTCCTGCACGCGGCGACGCAGGATCTTCCCTGCCTCCGCGAAATAGGCATGGTGCCGTCCCGGATCTTCGACACGGAGCTCGCGGGGCGCCTCGCCGGGTTCCCGCGCGTGGGACTCGGCGCGATGGTCGAGAGCGTGCTCGGCTACGTCCTGGAGAAGGGGCACTCCGCGGTCGACTGGTCGACCCGGCCGCTCCCCGAGCCCTGGTTGCGGTACGCCGCGCTGGACGTCGAGCTCCTCGTCGACCTGCGCGACGCGCTGGAGAAGGAGCTCGACCGGCAGGGCAAGCTGGAGTGGGCCCGCGAGGAGTTCGACGCGATCGCGTCGGCGCCGCCCGCGCCGCCCCGCAAGGACCCCTGGCGTCGCACGTCCGGCATGCACAAGGTGCGCCGACGCCGTCAGATGGCGGTCGTACGAGAGCTCTGGAACGCCCGCGACAAGGTGGCCCAGCGGCGTGACGTGTCCCCCGGCAAGGTGCTCAGCGACGGTGCGATCGTCGAGGCGGCGCTGGGGCTGCCGCCGAACGTGCACGCGCTGGCGGGGCTGTCCGGGTTCGGGCACCGGATGGGGCGGCGTCAGCTCGAGCAGTGGCAGGCGGCGGTGGACCGCGCGAAGGCGCTCCCCGACGCGGAGCTTCCGCAGCCGGGCCAAGCGGTGACCGGTCCGCCGCCTCCCCGGTCCTGGGCGGACCGCGATCCGGCGGCGGCGGCGCGGCTCTCCGCCGCGCGTGCGGCGATCTCCGCTCTCGCCGAGCAGCTGAACATGCCCCAGGAGAACCTGATCACCCCGGATACGGTGCGTCGTGTCTGCTGGGAGCCGCCGACTCAAGTCGACGAGGCGTCGGTCTCGGCGGCACTGGCCGCGCACGGCGCCCGCCCCTGGCAGATCACCCAGGTAACCCCACCCTTGGTAACGGCCCTCTCCTGACACCCCCGCCCCCACCCGGGCCGCACAAGGCCCCGGGTGGCCCCACGCCACACGCCCACGCCCCGCAGGGGCGGACTCCCCCGCCCCCGCCGCTCCGCGGCGGATCATCCCCACCCACCCGCCCGTGCACCCCGCACGCTCACACCCCGTAGGGGCGGGCCCGGCACCCCGCCTACCGGCAGTTGGGCGGCTTACCCCTGTCCCGCCGCTTCGCGGCGGATACCACCCACCCACCCACCCGTGCGCCCCGCGCGTTCATGCCCCGTAGGGGCGGGCCAGCACCCCACCTACCGGCAGTAGCGCGGCTTGCCCCTATACCGCCGCTGCGGGCGGATGCCACGCACCCGCCCGCCCGTGCGCCTCGCACGCTCACACCCCGTAGGGGCGGGCCCGGCACCCCGCCTGCCCGCAGTCGCGCGGCTTGCCCCTATGCCGCCGCTTCGCGGCGGATCATCCCCACCCGCCCGTCCGTGCGCCCCGCACGCTCACACCCCGTAGGAGCGGGTCCGCCGGACGCGCTCGGCGGCGGCGAATGCCCGGCT
The window above is part of the Streptomyces venezuelae genome. Proteins encoded here:
- a CDS encoding response regulator transcription factor; the protein is MSVLLEQPASLVAYRPNKPTAMVVVADPRVRSTVTRHLWALGVRDVIEASSIAEARPRIGNPRDICVADVHLPDGSGLTLLSETRAAGWPNGLALSAADDIGAVRNALAGGVKGYVVTGTRTNVGLPTRPGAAPIGSAAARMHRRPPGTPSHPGGYRELSGREVEVLRLVAEGQSNKAIGVSMGLSALTVKSHLARIARKLGTGDRAGMVAVALRTGIIH
- a CDS encoding HRDC domain-containing protein, translated to MTDAQETAADSSLRTTGGAPPDDVETAPIPLLEPRDGIPAVIADEESLAATVAAFAAGTGPVAVDAERASGYRYGQRAYLVQLRREGAGTALVDPVACPDLSGLGEAIGDAEWVLHAATQDLPCLREIGMVPSRIFDTELAGRLAGFPRVGLGAMVESVLGYVLEKGHSAVDWSTRPLPEPWLRYAALDVELLVDLRDALEKELDRQGKLEWAREEFDAIASAPPAPPRKDPWRRTSGMHKVRRRRQMAVVRELWNARDKVAQRRDVSPGKVLSDGAIVEAALGLPPNVHALAGLSGFGHRMGRRQLEQWQAAVDRAKALPDAELPQPGQAVTGPPPPRSWADRDPAAAARLSAARAAISALAEQLNMPQENLITPDTVRRVCWEPPTQVDEASVSAALAAHGARPWQITQVTPPLVTALS